The following proteins come from a genomic window of Nostoc sp. ATCC 53789:
- a CDS encoding Crp/Fnr family transcriptional regulator, protein MSLDKNTFDQPANNLLAVLPFSDYERLVPHLKLVKLSNRQVLYEPGEPITEVYFPNKAVVSIITTMEDGSTVEVGLVSNEGMVGMPVILGDNITTTTAFVQIPDSAMQMDADILRSEFNRGTALQSVLLRYVQGVYTQIAQGSACNRLHKLEGRLARWLLTVSDRLESDEFPLTQEFISQMLGVRRAGVTEAANILSEAGMITYHRGQINILNREALEKTSCECYQIIEDEYIRLLGNKLK, encoded by the coding sequence ATGTCATTAGATAAAAATACCTTTGATCAACCAGCAAATAATTTGCTGGCAGTTCTGCCGTTCAGTGATTATGAGCGTCTTGTTCCCCATCTGAAGCTGGTTAAGCTCTCAAATCGGCAAGTACTTTACGAACCTGGAGAACCCATCACAGAGGTCTATTTTCCCAATAAGGCAGTGGTTTCTATAATTACCACAATGGAAGATGGCTCAACTGTGGAAGTTGGTTTAGTAAGTAATGAAGGCATGGTAGGTATGCCCGTAATTTTAGGAGATAACATCACAACCACAACCGCATTTGTGCAGATTCCAGACAGTGCTATGCAGATGGATGCAGATATACTAAGAAGCGAGTTCAATCGGGGTACAGCTCTCCAAAGCGTGCTGCTACGCTACGTGCAAGGTGTATATACTCAAATAGCACAAGGATCTGCGTGCAACCGTCTTCATAAGCTAGAGGGGCGGCTGGCTCGATGGTTGCTAACAGTTTCCGATCGCCTGGAATCAGATGAATTCCCGCTTACGCAAGAATTTATCTCGCAGATGCTGGGTGTACGTCGCGCTGGTGTCACCGAAGCAGCTAACATCTTGAGTGAAGCCGGAATGATCACCTACCACCGTGGTCAGATTAACATCCTGAATCGAGAAGCTTTAGAAAAAA
- a CDS encoding NADP(H)-dependent aldo-keto reductase: protein MKYNQLGKSDLKVSEICLGTMTYGQQNTIEEAHAQLDYSIAQGVNFIDAAEMYPVPTSAETYGLTETYIGEWLKRQQREQLIIATKIAGPGRGFKWLRNGAKAIDRDNIKQAVDDSLKRLQTDYIDLYQIHWPDRYVPRFGQTVFDPTQVGETVPIAEQLAVFADVIKAGKIRYIGLSNETPWGVAQFSNAAKQLGLPKVVSIQNAYNLLNRVFDGALAEAVYYEEIGLLAYSPLAFGLLTGKYLNGKPEKARFSLFENFGQRYLKPKVSEAVAAYIDIAKRYQISPVHLALAFVRSRWFVPSTIIGATTLEQLKENLESVDVVLSKDILEELDIVHAQSPNPAP from the coding sequence ATGAAGTATAACCAACTTGGCAAGAGCGACTTAAAAGTTTCTGAGATTTGTTTGGGCACTATGACTTATGGACAGCAAAATACTATTGAAGAAGCCCATGCTCAGTTAGATTATTCTATTGCTCAAGGAGTAAACTTTATTGATGCTGCGGAGATGTACCCAGTTCCAACAAGTGCCGAAACTTATGGATTAACTGAAACTTATATTGGGGAATGGTTAAAACGCCAACAAAGAGAACAACTGATTATAGCGACTAAGATTGCTGGCCCTGGACGTGGCTTTAAATGGTTACGTAATGGAGCCAAAGCAATTGATCGTGATAATATCAAACAAGCTGTAGATGATAGTTTAAAAAGATTACAAACTGATTATATTGATCTCTACCAAATCCACTGGCCAGATCGCTACGTGCCAAGATTTGGGCAAACGGTATTCGATCCGACTCAAGTGGGAGAAACAGTTCCTATCGCTGAACAGCTAGCAGTTTTTGCCGATGTCATTAAGGCAGGAAAAATTCGCTATATCGGTTTAAGTAACGAAACTCCTTGGGGAGTAGCACAGTTTAGTAACGCTGCTAAACAATTAGGATTACCCAAAGTTGTCTCTATTCAAAATGCTTACAACTTACTAAATCGAGTATTTGATGGAGCCTTAGCAGAAGCAGTTTATTACGAAGAAATTGGATTACTAGCTTATAGTCCTTTGGCTTTTGGTTTATTGACTGGTAAATACCTGAATGGCAAACCAGAAAAAGCAAGATTCAGTTTATTTGAAAATTTTGGTCAACGCTACTTAAAACCAAAAGTTAGTGAAGCAGTAGCAGCTTACATAGATATTGCCAAGCGCTATCAAATAAGTCCAGTACATTTGGCTTTGGCATTCGTGCGGAGTCGTTGGTTTGTCCCTAGCACAATTATTGGTGCTACGACACTAGAACAACTCAAAGAGAATTTGGAAAGTGTAGATGTAGTTCTCAGTAAAGACATTTTGGAAGAGTTGGATATAGTTCATGCTCAGTCTCCAAACCCAGCACCATAA
- a CDS encoding aryl-sulfate sulfotransferase: protein MTFTATLIDQNTIRRRGTGLRAYNPEKVFKGYTLFTPLTGQGEVYLLNLEGEVVHQWNLPYPPGLYGYLLPNGNLFYNGKTPPEEPLRFALWAAFKSGVVLEADPKGNIIWEYKHPDHHHDGRRLANGNTIILAIEKIPQSLVPKIKGGVAGTEPDGNIYADVLYEVTPGGEIVWTWHAHEHLDPDKFTITPQDHRHEWTHGNTVGELADGNIIVSFRNISTVVIIDRKTGEIIWTLGDDVLAQQHFPNELANGNILIFDNGAHRRNVALNFSRVIEVNRQTKEIVWEYTDNPPQNFFSAYISGAQRLANGNTLITEGAYGRIFEVTVAGEIVWEYINPYFATRNIPGEKSPVTRGEQNTVFRAFRYAPEEVPWL, encoded by the coding sequence ATGACTTTTACAGCAACATTAATTGACCAGAATACTATTCGTCGTCGAGGTACTGGTTTAAGAGCTTACAATCCCGAAAAAGTATTTAAAGGATACACACTTTTCACGCCTCTGACAGGTCAAGGTGAAGTCTATCTTTTGAACTTAGAAGGAGAAGTAGTACACCAGTGGAATCTGCCATATCCACCAGGGTTATATGGTTATCTCTTACCTAATGGCAACCTTTTTTATAACGGTAAGACTCCACCAGAAGAACCACTACGTTTTGCTTTGTGGGCTGCTTTTAAAAGTGGTGTTGTTTTAGAGGCAGATCCCAAAGGAAATATTATTTGGGAATATAAGCATCCAGATCATCATCACGATGGGCGCAGACTAGCTAATGGCAACACAATTATACTCGCCATTGAAAAGATACCTCAGTCTTTGGTTCCCAAAATCAAAGGCGGCGTAGCAGGTACAGAACCAGATGGGAATATCTATGCGGATGTGCTTTATGAAGTGACTCCAGGAGGGGAAATTGTTTGGACTTGGCACGCCCACGAACACCTCGATCCAGATAAATTTACCATTACGCCCCAGGATCATCGACATGAATGGACTCATGGAAATACTGTGGGAGAACTCGCTGATGGCAACATTATAGTCAGCTTTCGTAATATATCCACAGTTGTCATTATCGATCGCAAAACCGGAGAAATTATTTGGACGTTGGGTGATGACGTGCTAGCACAGCAGCACTTTCCGAACGAGCTAGCTAACGGTAATATCCTGATTTTCGACAATGGCGCACATCGCCGTAACGTCGCTCTCAATTTCTCCCGTGTGATTGAGGTAAACCGTCAAACGAAAGAGATAGTTTGGGAATATACCGATAACCCGCCTCAAAATTTCTTCAGTGCATACATATCAGGAGCGCAACGTTTAGCGAATGGCAATACCTTGATTACAGAAGGTGCTTACGGCCGGATATTCGAGGTGACAGTTGCAGGAGAGATTGTTTGGGAATACATCAACCCCTACTTTGCAACTCGGAATATTCCAGGTGAGAAATCGCCGGTCACTCGTGGGGAGCAGAATACAGTCTTCCGCGCCTTCCGTTATGCACCTGAAGAAGTGCCTTGGCTTTAG
- a CDS encoding glutathione S-transferase family protein, which yields MAQIKVYSAVVCPYAHRTRLVLQEKGIDFDLIEIDLQNKPEGFTKVSPYGKVPALTHGDNRVWESAVINEYLDEVFPNPPLLPSNPAARAQARIWIDFANTRFVPAFSTLLRSSDPQKQEEAKQELYKHLEFVENEGLAKLSGEGPYWFGESISLVDFTYFPWFERWAALKQYRGFGIPEEFTRVRQWKHALKERESVKAIANSKEFYIERYAKFAAPTLAAV from the coding sequence ATGGCCCAAATCAAAGTATACAGTGCAGTTGTTTGTCCTTATGCTCACCGTACCCGTTTGGTACTCCAAGAGAAGGGCATTGACTTCGATTTGATTGAGATTGATTTGCAGAACAAGCCTGAAGGGTTTACCAAAGTTTCCCCCTATGGTAAAGTACCTGCACTAACTCATGGCGATAACCGAGTTTGGGAATCAGCAGTAATTAACGAGTATCTCGATGAGGTATTTCCCAATCCACCACTGTTACCTAGCAATCCTGCTGCTAGGGCGCAGGCTCGTATCTGGATCGATTTTGCTAACACCAGATTCGTCCCCGCTTTTTCTACCCTACTGCGGAGTTCAGATCCGCAAAAACAAGAAGAAGCTAAACAGGAACTATACAAACACCTGGAATTCGTTGAAAACGAAGGTTTGGCAAAGCTTTCTGGGGAAGGTCCTTACTGGTTTGGTGAATCTATCAGTTTGGTCGATTTCACCTATTTCCCCTGGTTTGAGCGCTGGGCTGCACTAAAGCAGTATCGTGGTTTTGGGATACCAGAAGAGTTTACCCGTGTACGCCAGTGGAAACATGCTTTGAAAGAGCGTGAATCTGTGAAAGCGATCGCAAACTCTAAGGAATTCTACATAGAGCGATATGCTAAATTCGCTGCGCCTACTCTCGCTGCTGTTTAA
- a CDS encoding NAD(P)-dependent alcohol dehydrogenase has translation MKAYEIQSNGGIDAIALVDRPEPKPTAGQVLIQVKATSLNYRDLLVAEGAYGAGQKYPLIPLSDGAGEVVAVGEGVTRVKIGDRVAGIFFQDWIYGSLTKEKMKSDLGGGIDGMLAEYVVLHQDGLVILPDYLSYIEGATLPCAAVTAWHGLVTKGNIGAGDSVLLLGTGGVSIFALQFAKIHGARVIITSSSDDKLARAKQLGADETINYKTTPDWEKQVYQLTNRTGVDHVIEVGGAGTLPKSLQAVRIGGRISLIGVLSGRGSEIDPMPILFKSLTVQGIYVGSREIFEAMNQAMQQHQIKPIIDRVFPFTEAREAYSYLKSAAHFGKVVIRNS, from the coding sequence ATGAAAGCTTACGAAATTCAAAGCAACGGCGGGATTGATGCGATCGCATTAGTCGATCGCCCTGAACCAAAACCAACTGCGGGACAAGTTCTCATCCAAGTCAAAGCAACATCCCTAAATTACCGCGATTTGCTCGTCGCTGAGGGTGCTTACGGTGCTGGACAGAAGTATCCGTTAATTCCCCTATCTGACGGTGCGGGGGAAGTCGTGGCGGTAGGCGAAGGTGTGACACGGGTAAAAATAGGCGATCGCGTCGCTGGTATTTTCTTCCAAGACTGGATTTATGGCTCTTTAACCAAAGAGAAAATGAAATCCGATCTCGGAGGCGGCATCGATGGAATGCTAGCTGAATATGTCGTATTACACCAAGATGGGTTAGTGATATTACCAGACTATCTATCCTACATTGAAGGGGCAACTTTACCCTGTGCAGCAGTCACAGCTTGGCATGGACTGGTGACAAAAGGCAATATTGGCGCAGGTGATAGTGTTTTATTACTCGGTACTGGGGGAGTTTCGATTTTTGCTCTCCAGTTTGCCAAGATACATGGTGCTAGAGTAATTATTACTTCCAGCAGTGATGATAAATTAGCACGAGCTAAACAGCTTGGTGCTGACGAGACAATCAACTACAAAACAACACCAGATTGGGAAAAGCAAGTTTATCAATTAACTAATCGCACAGGTGTAGATCATGTAATAGAAGTAGGTGGTGCAGGGACTCTGCCAAAATCATTACAAGCAGTCCGTATTGGGGGACGGATTAGTTTGATTGGCGTATTGTCAGGAAGAGGAAGTGAAATTGACCCCATGCCAATACTTTTTAAGAGTTTAACAGTTCAGGGCATTTATGTCGGCAGTCGGGAAATATTTGAGGCGATGAATCAGGCGATGCAACAGCATCAAATTAAACCAATTATTGATCGAGTTTTTCCATTCACTGAGGCACGAGAAGCTTACAGTTATCTCAAAAGTGCGGCTCATTTTGGGAAAGTCGTAATTCGTAATTCGTAA